A genomic stretch from Larimichthys crocea isolate SSNF chromosome XXII, L_crocea_2.0, whole genome shotgun sequence includes:
- the LOC109139613 gene encoding odorant receptor 131-2-like, with the protein MLFGMVSVGSSCSFLYINGILLFTLRKKPVFCETSRYILLFNLLFADTAHLVSNIMLYFLSSLRIKITYYACSTLVLLSIFTAPVSPLTLAVMSLERYVAVCYPLRHATIFTMRSTGMAIALVWGFSFIHILIRIFMLLYVFTKISLNLHLRNFCSKEAIFFAPLFNDFEEAYASTLFLSVGLAIIASYIGVALVARSVSTNKASAIKALQTLLLHLIQLSLILTSTLFSTIVVAIARTVGRADLMRIYNICFVCLSVLPRCLSALIYGLRDQTIRPVLMQNLCCWWRCSVFLNKGQS; encoded by the coding sequence ATGTTGTTTGGCATGGTATCCGTAGGCTCAAGCTGCTCTTTCCTCTATATTAACGGTATTTTGCTGTTCACCCTCAGAAAGAAGCCTGTGTTTTGTGAGACATCGCGTTATATCCTGCTGTTCAACCTGCTCTTTGCAGACACTGCTCACCTGGTATCAAACATCATGCTgtattttttgtcttctttacGGATCAAAATAACATATTATGCATGTAGTACTCTTGTTCTGCTCTCAATTTTCACAGCCCCCGTTTCCCCTCTCACCCTggctgtgatgtcacttgagaGATATGTGGCTGTGTGCTATCCACTGAGGCATGCTACCATCTTTACCATGAGAAGCACAGGCATGGCAATCGCTCTGGTGTGGGGTTTCAGTTTTATCCACATCCTCATACGAatttttatgttgctttatGTGTTCACAAAAATCTCCTTAAATTTGCATTTGAGAAACTTTTGTTCTAAAGAAGCCATTTTTTTTGCACCACTCTTTAATGATTTTGAAGAAGCCTATGCCAgcactctctttctgtcagtgGGTTTAGCAATCATAGCCTCCTACATTGGTGTAGCACTTGTAGCCAGGTCTGTCTCAACAAACAAAGCTTCGGCTATAAAGGCTCTGCAAACACTTCTGCTTCACCTGATTCAGCTGAGCCTAATTCTCACCTCCACCTTGTTCTCCACCATCGTTGTAGCTATTGCTAGAACAGTGGGAAGAGCAGACCTCATGCGGATTTACAATATCTGCTTTGTGTGCTTGAGTGTTCTTCCGAGGTGTCTGAGTGCTCTCATCTATGGACTCAGGGATCAAACCATCAGACCTGTTCTCATGCAAAATCTGTGCTGTTGGTGGAGATGCTCAGTCTTCCTCAACAAAGGCCAgtcataa